The following coding sequences lie in one Treponema sp. OMZ 790 genomic window:
- the smpB gene encoding SsrA-binding protein SmpB, which produces MEKIPVKVIAKNKKAFFNYTVEEKIECGLVLKGTEVKSLREGRISFPDAFAEIKDNEVWVKNFHISEYVYSSVFNHDPERPKKLLLKKDEIRRLKRKVEEKGYTLIPLEFYFKNGIVKVLLGVCKGKKTFDKRADIKEKDLKRDMQREIKIRSK; this is translated from the coding sequence ATGGAAAAAATACCTGTAAAAGTCATCGCAAAAAACAAAAAGGCATTTTTTAATTATACGGTTGAAGAAAAAATAGAATGCGGCCTTGTTTTAAAAGGTACCGAAGTAAAATCTCTTAGGGAAGGCAGAATATCTTTTCCGGATGCCTTTGCCGAAATTAAAGATAATGAAGTTTGGGTTAAAAATTTTCATATTTCCGAGTATGTATACTCTTCGGTTTTTAATCACGACCCTGAACGGCCAAAAAAACTGCTTTTAAAAAAGGATGAAATAAGGCGTTTAAAAAGAAAAGTAGAAGAAAAAGGATATACATTAATCCCCTTGGAATTTTATTTTAAAAACGGTATCGTTAAAGTACTCTTAGGTGTTTGTAAGGGTAAAAAGACCTTTGATAAACGTGCGGACATAAAAGAAAAAGATCTTAAACGAGATATGCAAAGAGAGATAAAAATAAGGAGTAAATAA